One genomic region from Magallana gigas chromosome 3, xbMagGiga1.1, whole genome shotgun sequence encodes:
- the LOC136273325 gene encoding uncharacterized protein, producing MESGNVEKGIKGVSLLLGLAWFDMVYGMVPDYMHGLLLGVTKTNPSLMFSLSNSSKPYFVRKNIKSADKILTNMKPTDQISRSPRKLEKNLHYFKASELQIYLQHLGLLVEGSYLLLSDKITEHDLQRADHILSEFYREFGNLYVTNNSTLNLHNVGCHLTTYVRKFEPLWAWSCFQFQDMNGSILDSVHGTGDVCLQIMWMVQAQKRLSLDASYISKPVFKTFVEEMTDTSRKTVTVNIELRTVYRKSSF from the exons ATGGAGAGTGGGAATGTGGAAAAGGGGATAAAAGGTGTGTCTCTATTACTGGGATTAGCCTGGTTTGATATGGTATATGGAATGGTACCTGATTATATGCACGGTTTATTACTTGGAGTGACCAAAACAAATCCCTCACTTATGTTTTCGCTTTCAAATTCAAGCAAACCCTACTTCGttcgaaaaaacattaaaagtgctgacaaaatattaacaaatatgAAGCCAACTGATCAAATTTCTCGCTCACCaagaaaattagaaaaaaatctccATTATTTTAAAGCTTCTGAATTACAAAT ATATTTGCAGCATTTAGGCCTCCTTGTAGAAGGAAGCTACCTCCTTTTATCAGACAAGATCACAGAGCATGATTTACAGAGAGCTGACCACATCTTAAGTGAATTTTACAGAGAATTTGGAAATTTGTATGTTACAAACAATTCCACTCTTAACCTACATAATGTTGGGTGCCATTTAACAACATATGTTCGGAAGTTCGAACCATTATGGGCATGGTCCTGTTTCCAATTTCAGGACATGAATGGTTCCATTCTAGATTCCGTTCATGGAACAGGAGATGTTTGCCTGCAGATAATGTGGATGGTTCAAGCTCAAAAACGACTTTCTCTAGATGCTTCATATATATCCAAACCAGTGTTCAAAACTTTTGTAGAGGAAATGACAGATACTAGTAGAAAGACTGTTACTGTAAACATAGAGCTGAGAACTGTCTACAGAAAATCTTCCTTTTGA